One segment of Candidatus Dormiibacterota bacterium DNA contains the following:
- a CDS encoding BON domain-containing protein, giving the protein MAREIHAADTAIARAVEVALRYDDQIPEGLTVEVAGGHVTLGGELNWEWERREAERVVGAVPGVRGVTNLIRLHPAPPEALPPPHHRLRSRENGWVALEDTREKCELYFRGLILITSEAPTAPLREHARSLARDLVLERWDLDQTRWVPERDPVIERLKDEQGLTG; this is encoded by the coding sequence ATGGCTCGGGAGATCCACGCTGCCGACACCGCGATCGCCCGTGCCGTCGAGGTGGCCCTGCGCTACGACGACCAGATCCCCGAGGGGCTGACCGTCGAGGTGGCCGGCGGTCACGTCACCCTCGGCGGCGAGCTCAACTGGGAGTGGGAACGCCGGGAGGCCGAGCGGGTGGTGGGTGCGGTCCCCGGGGTGCGCGGGGTCACCAACCTGATCCGGCTCCACCCCGCGCCACCGGAGGCGCTGCCGCCGCCGCACCACCGGCTGCGCAGCCGCGAGAACGGCTGGGTCGCATTGGAGGACACCCGGGAGAAGTGCGAGCTCTACTTCCGTGGACTGATCCTGATCACGTCGGAGGCGCCGACGGCGCCGCTCCGGGAGCATGCGAGAAGCCTCGCGCGGGACCTCGTGCTCGAGCGCTGGGACCTCGATCAGACCCGCTGGGTGCCCGAGCGTGATCCCGTCATCGAGCGCCTGAAGGACGAGCAGGGACTGACCGGCTGA
- a CDS encoding DUF308 domain-containing protein, whose protein sequence is MLNDPIIGSDPVVRIVAEASRYWWLHLIRGVAAVIFGLIAIAYPGITVLFLAVLVAVWALILGFTEITQGWRLRQINRRFHT, encoded by the coding sequence ATGCTGAACGACCCCATCATCGGGAGCGACCCCGTCGTCCGCATCGTCGCCGAGGCGTCGCGGTACTGGTGGCTCCACCTGATCCGGGGTGTCGCCGCGGTGATCTTCGGGCTGATCGCGATCGCCTATCCCGGCATCACCGTTCTCTTCCTCGCCGTGCTGGTCGCCGTCTGGGCGTTGATCCTCGGCTTCACCGAGATCACCCAGGGATGGCGGCTGCGCCAGATCAACCGCCGTTTCCACACGTGA